In the genome of Gloeocapsa sp. PCC 73106, the window TCATCCGGCAATGGAGTTAAGTAAATTTGTTAATAATTTCAAAAGTGTTTCTAGTAGAAGGTTAAGACAAGAATTTAGCGAGCAAATCAATAAGTTTTACTGGAAAGAAGTTTTTTGGAATAGCTCATACTTCATAGCCTCCTGTGGTGGTGTGACTATTTCAACTCTCCGTACATACATTGAGAATC includes:
- the tnpA gene encoding IS200/IS605 family transposase; its protein translation is MRLKAHLVLTTKYRKKVFTEAMLNRLHEIAESLLAQWECKLIEINGEEDHVHILFQYHPAMELSKFVNNFKSVSSRRLRQEFSEQINKFYWKEVFWNSSYFIASCGGVTISTLRTYIENHKQS